One part of the Arabidopsis thaliana chromosome 1 sequence genome encodes these proteins:
- the chr31 gene encoding chromatin remodeling 31 (chromatin remodeling 31 (chr31); FUNCTIONS IN: helicase activity, DNA binding, ATP binding, nucleic acid binding; INVOLVED IN: biological_process unknown; EXPRESSED IN: 13 plant structures; EXPRESSED DURING: 6 growth stages; CONTAINS InterPro DOMAIN/s: DEAD-like helicase, N-terminal (InterPro:IPR014001), DNA/RNA helicase, C-terminal (InterPro:IPR001650), Helicase, superfamily 1/2, ATP-binding domain (InterPro:IPR014021), SNF2-related (InterPro:IPR000330); BEST Arabidopsis thaliana protein match is: chromatin remodeling 40 (TAIR:AT3G24340.1); Has 38115 Blast hits to 26256 proteins in 2107 species: Archae - 207; Bacteria - 10267; Metazoa - 11226; Fungi - 5719; Plants - 1929; Viruses - 244; Other Eukaryotes - 8523 (source: NCBI BLink).) — translation MECIGKRVKSRSWQRLQAVNKRKKMETVAPVTSPPKKRRQKKPKNYDSDIEDITPTCNDSVPPPQVSNMYSVPNNSVKESFSRIMRDLNVEKKSGPSSSRLTDGSEQNPCLKERSFRVSDLGVEKKCSPEITDLDVGIPVPRFSKLKDVSEQKNTCLMQKSSPEIADLDLVISVPSSSVLKDVSEEIRFLKDKCSPEIRGLVLEKSVPGEIEILSDSESETEARRRASAKKKLFEESSRIVESISDGEDSSSETDEEEEENQDSEDNNTKDNVTVESLSSEDPSSSSSSSSSSSSSSSSSSSDDESYVKEVVGDNRDDDDLRKASSPIKRVSLVERKALVRYKRSGSSLTKPRERDNKIQKLNHREEEKKERQREVVRVVTKQPSNVVYTCAHCGKENTGNPESHSSFIRPHSIRDEIEDVNNFASTNVSKYEDSVSINSGKTTGAPSRPEVENPETGKELNTPEKPSISRPEIFTTEKAIDVQVPEEPSRPEIYSSEKAKEVQAPEMPSRPEVFSSEKAKEIQVPEMPSIPEIQNSEKAKEVQANNRMGLTTPAVAEGLNKSVVTNEHIEDDSDSSISSGDGYESDPTLKDKEVKINNHSDWRILNGNNKEVDLFRLLVNSVWEKGQLGEEDEADELVSSAEDQSQEQAREDHRKYDDAGLLIIRPPPLIEKFGVEEPQSPPVVSEIDSEEDRLWEELAFFTKSNDIGGNELFSNVEKNISANETPAAQCKKGKHDLCIDLEVGLKCMHCGFVEREIRSMDVSEWGEKTTRERRKFDRFEEEEGSSFIGKLGFDAPNNSLNEGCVSSEGTVWDKIPGVKSQMYPHQQEGFEFIWKNLAGTIMLNELKDFENSDETGGCIMSHAPGTGKTRLTIIFLQAYLQCFPDCKPVIIAPASLLLTWAEEFKKWNISIPFHNLSSLDFTGKENSAALGLLMQKNATARSNNEIRMVKIYSWIKSKSILGISYNLYEKLAGVKDEDKKTKMVREVKPDKELDDIREILMGRPGLLVLDEAHTPRNQRSCIWKTLSKVETQKRILLSGTPFQNNFLELCNVLGLARPKYLERLTSTLKKSGMTVTKRGKKNLGNEINNRGIEELKAVMLPFVHVHKGSILQSSLPGLRECVVVLNPPELQRRVLESIEVTHNRKTKNVFETEHKLSLVSVHPSLVSRCKISEKERLSIDEALLAQLKKVRLDPNQSVKTRFLMEFVELCEVIKEKVLVFSQYIDPLKLIMKHLVSRFKWNPGEEVLYMHGKLEQKQRQTLINEFNDPKSKAKVFLASTKACSEGISLVGASRVILLDVVWNPAVERQAISRAYRIGQKRIVYTYHLVAKGTPEGPKYCKQAQKDRISELVFACSSRHDKGKEKIAEAVTEDKVLDTMVEHSKLGDMFDNLIVQPKEADLVEGFSILMP, via the exons ATGGAGTGTATTGGGAAGAGAGTGAAGTCCCGGAGCTGGCAGCGTCTTCAGGCTGTTAACAAGcggaagaagatggagactGTAGCTCCGGTGACATCTCCCCCAAAGAAACGACGGCAGAAGAAACCTAAAAACTATGACTCCGACATTGAGGACATCACACCAACTTGCAACGACAGTGTTCCTCCTCCTCAAGTCAGTAACATGTACTCTGTACCTAACAACTCTGTAAAAGAGAGTTTTTCTAGGATAATGAGAGATCTGAATGTGGAGAAGAAATCAGGTCCCAGCTCCTCTAGGTTAACAGATGGGTCTGAGCAGAACCCATGTCTGAAAGAGAGGTCTTTTAGGGTTAGTGATTTGGGCGTGGAGAAGAAATGTTCCCCTGAGATTACAGATTTGGATGTTGGGATACCTGTTCCGAGATTTTCTAAGTTAAAGGATGTGTCTGAACAGAAGAACACATGTCTGATGCAGAAGAGTTCTCCTGAGATTGCTGATTTGGATCTTGTAATATCAGTTCCGAGCTCTTCTGTGTTAAAAGATGTGTCAGAAGAAATCAGATTTTTGAAGGACAAGTGTTCCCCTGAGATTAgaggtttggttttggaaaaATCAGTCCCTGGCGAAATAGAGATTCTTTCAGATTCTGAGTCTGAAACTGAAGCTAGAAGAAGAGCTTCAGCCAAGAAGAAGCTATTTGAAGAAAGTAGCAGAATTGTAGAGTCTATCAGTGATGGTGAAGATAGCTCAAGTGAAAccgatgaagaggaagaagaaaatcaagataGTGAAGATAATAACACCAAAGATAATGTAACGGTGGAGTCTTTGTCTTCTGAGGatccatcttcatcatcatcatcgtcatcatcgtcgtcttcatcttcctcttcctcctcgaGTGACGATGAATCATATGTAAAGGAGGTAGTTGGAGATaatagagatgatgatgacttgaGAAAGGCCAGTTCACCAATCAAGAGAGTTTCTTTAGTGGAAAGGAAGGCTTTGGTAAGGTATAAGAGGTCTGGTTCTAGCTTAACCAAGCCTAGAGAAAGAGACAACAAGATTCAGAAACTAAACCaccgagaagaagaaaaaaaagaacgacAAAGAGAAGTTGTAAGAGTAGTAACAAAGCAGCCGAGCAATGTTGTGTACACTTGTGCTCACTGTGGCAAAGAGAACACAGGAAACCCTGAATCACACAGCTCTTTCATTAGACCACATTCAATAAGAGATGAAATTGAGGATGTGAACAACTTTGCTTCTACTAATGTATCAAAGTATGAAGATTCTGTTTCCATCAACTCTGGGAAAACAACTGGAGCTCCATCCAGACCTGAAGTGGAGAATCCAGAGACAGGAAAAGAATTGAACACACCTGAGAAGCCATCCATATCCAGACCTGAAATTTTCACTACAGAGAAAGCGATAGATGTACAAGTACCTGAAGAGCCATCAAGACCTGAAATTTACAGTtcagagaaagcaaaagaggTACAAGCACCTGAAATGCCATCAAGACCTGAAGTTTTCAGTtcagagaaagcaaaagaaatacAAGTACCTGAAATGCCATCAATACCTGAAATCCAGAATtcagagaaagcaaaagaggTCCAAGCCAACAACAGGATGGGTTTGACGACACCTGCAGTTGCAGAGGGGTTAAATAAGTCTGTTGTGACTAATGAACATATTGAAGATGACTCTGATTCTTCTATTAGCTCTGGAGATGGATATGAATCTGATCCTACTCTAAAAGACAAAGAGGTCAAGATTAATAACCACTCGGATTGGAGAATATTGAATGGAAACAATAAAGAAGTTGATCTATTCAGGCTTCTTGTGAACTCTGTTTGGGAGAAAGGTCAATTAGGCGAAGAGGATGAAGCAGACGAACTAGTTTCTTCAGCTGAAGACCAATCTCAAGAACAAGCAAGGGAAGATCACAGAAAATATGATGATGCTGGACTTCTAATCATTAGGCCACCACCATTGATAGAGAAATTTGGTGTGGAGGAGCCTCAGTCACCACCTGTGGTTTCTGAGATCGATTCAGAGGAAGATAGGCTGTGGGAAGAACTAGCATTTTTCACTAAATCTAACGACATCGGCGGCAACGAGCTTTTTTCAAAt gtagagaaaaatatatcagcTAATGAAACTCCAGCAGCACAATGTAAAAAAGGGAAACACGATCTATGTATTGATCTTGAGGTTGGTTTGAAGTGTATGCACTGTGGCTTCGTGGAGAGAGAGATCCGAAGCATGGATGTATCTGAGTGG GGAGAGAAGACTACAAGGGAAAGGAGAAAATTTGATAGatttgaagaggaagaaggcaGCAGCTTCATTGGGAAACTTGGGTTTGATGCTCCTAACAACAGCTTAAATGAGGGATGTGTTTCTTCTGAAGGAACTGTTTGGGATAAGATCCCAGGGgtcaaatctcaaatgtatCCTCACCAGCAAGAGGGTTTTGAGTTTATCTGGAAGAACTTAGCCGGTACAATCATGTTGAACGAGCTCAAGGACTTTGAGAACAGTGATGAGACCGGAGGATGCATCATGTCACATGCTCCCGGGACCGGAAAAACTCGTCTGACCATCATTTTCCTGCAAGCCTATCTTCAATGCTTCCCAGATTGCAAACCAGTGATCATTGCTCCTGCGAGCTTGCTTCTCACATGGGCAGAGGAGTTCAAGAAATGGAACATAAGCATTCCCTTTCATAATCTCAGCAGTTTGGACTTTACTGGGAAAGAGAACTCGGCGGCGCTGGGACTTTTGATGCAGAAGAATGCCACTGCAAGAAGCAATAATGAGATAAGGATGGTGAAAATATACTCTTGGATAAAATCGAAGAGCATACTCGGGATCAGCTACAATCTGTATGAGAAGCTTGCAGGAGTTAAGGACGAGgacaaaaagacaaagatggtGAGAGAAGTGAAGCCAGACAAAGAATTAGATGATATCAGAGAGATACTTATGGGAAGGCCTGGACTTCTTGTTCTTGACGAGGCACACACACCTCGGAACCAGAGAAGTTGTATATGGAAAACACTATCCAAAGTGGAAACACAGAAACGAATCTTGCTCTCTGGAACTCCTTTCCAGAACAACTTCCTGGAGCTGTGCAATGTTTTGGGACTCGCAAGACCTAAATATCTGGAGAGGCTCACGTCCACACTCAAGAAGAGTGGGATGACTGTAACgaagagagggaaaaaaaatttggggAATGAAATCAACAACCGTGGGATTGAAGAGCTGAAGGCTGTTATGCTTCCATTTGTGCATGTCCATAAAGGAAGCATTCTTCAAAGTAGCCTCCCTGGTTTGAGAGAATGTGTTGTGGTGTTAAACCCACCTGAGCTGCAGAGGAGAGTCCTAGAATCCATTGAAGTCACTCACAaccggaaaacaaaaaacgtgtttgaaacagaacacaagCTGTCTTTGGTCTCAGTCCATCCTTCTCTAGTCTCTCGCTGCAAAATTTCTGAGAAGGAACGTTTGTCCATCGACGAGGCTCTGCTTGCACAGCTTAAGAAGGTAAGACTCGATCCAAATCAAAGCGTGAAAACAAGATTCCTCATGGAGTTTGTCGAGTTATGCGAGGTGATAAAGGAGAAAGTGTTGGTCTTTAGCCAATACATAGACCCATTGAAACTGATAATGAAACATCTGGTCTCTCGTTTCAAGTGGAATCCAGGGGAGGAAGTGTTGTACATGCACGGCAAACTCGAGcagaaacaaagacaaacattAATCAACGAATTCAATGATCCAAAATCCAAGGCCAAAGTGTTCTTAGCTTCAACAAAAGCCTGCTCTGAAGGGATCAGTCTGGTAGGAGCATCAAGGGTGATTCTTTTGGATGTTGTGTGGAATCCTGCAGTCGAAAGACAAGCTATAAGCCGTGCTTACAGAATCGGGCAGAAGCGGATTGTTTACACATACCACTTGGTTGCAAAAGGGACTCCTGAGGGACCAAAGTACTGTAAGCAAGCACAAAAGGATAGAATCTCAGAGCTTGTGTTTGCATGTTCTTCCAGACATGACAAAGGAAAGGAAAAGATTGCTGAAGCTGTGACAGAGGATAAAGTGTTGGACACTATGGTGGAGCATTCGAAGCTTGGGGATATGTTTGACAATCTTATCGTGCAACCAAAGGAAGCAGATTTAGTTGAAGGTTTCAGCATACTTATGCCATGA
- a CDS encoding naphthalene 1,2-dioxygenase subunit alpha (DUF1264) (FUNCTIONS IN: molecular_function unknown; INVOLVED IN: response to abscisic acid stimulus; LOCATED IN: cellular_component unknown; EXPRESSED IN: seed; EXPRESSED DURING: seedling growth, seed development stages; CONTAINS InterPro DOMAIN/s: Protein of unknown function DUF1264 (InterPro:IPR010686); BEST Arabidopsis thaliana protein match is: Protein of unknown function (DUF1264) (TAIR:AT2G31985.1); Has 295 Blast hits to 295 proteins in 126 species: Archae - 0; Bacteria - 124; Metazoa - 0; Fungi - 67; Plants - 102; Viruses - 0; Other Eukaryotes - 2 (source: NCBI BLink).), whose amino-acid sequence MEKAVHLSTKNGPKVPGEPTKTGTSMVDTAASAVQSFAPINQIHQHLCAFHFYAYDMTRQVEAHHFCGHINEDMRQCLIYDGPDANARLIGLEYIVTEKLFMTLPDDEKKLWHTHEWEVKGGFLFMPGVPEAIQRQDLEKVAKTYGKVYHFWQVDLGHQLPIGLPNIMMAVTRDGQLYPEMIKETEKQFGVSIDKERESRAYMKGPDHGIHPLANGGGKGLKLELREVDIKPVESVPRVFV is encoded by the exons ATGGAGAAGGCAGTTCATTTATCCACCAAAAATGGACCCAAGGTTCCAGGAGAGCCAACGAAGACCGGAACCTCCATGGTTGACACGGCAGCTTCAGCCGTACAAAGCTTCGCTCCGATTAACCAAATCCACCAACATCTCTGCGC GTTTCATTTCTATGCATATGACATGACCCGACAAGTGGAGGCACACCATTTCTGTGGTCACATCAACGAAGACATGCGCCAGTGTCTGATCTACGACGGTCCTGATGCCAACGCTCGTCTGATCGGTCTGGAGTACATTGTGACAGAGAAGCTCTTTATGACATTGCCTGACGATGAGAAGAAGCTTTGGCACACTCACGAGTGGGAAGTTAAAGGAGGCTTCTTGTTCATGCCCGGTGTTCCCGAAGCTATTCAACGGCAAGATCTCGAAAAAGTCGCCAAGACTTATGGGAAAGTTTACCATTTCTGGCAAGTCGATTTGGGGCATCAGCTTCCCATTGGCTTGCCTAATATCATGATGGCTGTTACTCGAGACGGACAACTTTATCCGGAAATGATCAAGG AGACGGAAAAGCAATTTGGAGTATCGATAGACAAGGAGCGAGAGTCAAGGGCTTATATGAAGGGTCCAGACCATGGGATCCATCCCTTGGCAAATGGAGGAGGCAAAGGCCTGAAGTTGGAGTTGCGAGAGGTTGACATAAAGCCGGTTGAGTCCGTTCCAAGAGTCTTCGTTTAA
- the NTMC2T2.1 gene encoding Calcium-dependent lipid-binding (CaLB domain) family protein has protein sequence MQWDGNPNIVLGVKTLVGVSLPIQVKNIGFTGVFRLIFRPLVEDFPCFGAVSVSLREKKKLDFTLKVVGGDISAIPGLSEAIEETIRDAVEDSITWPVRKVIPIIPGDYSDLELKPVGMLEVKLVQAKNLTNKDLVGKSDPFAKMFIRPLREKTKRSKTINNDLNPIWNEHFEFVVEDASTQHLVVRIYDDEGVQASELIGCAQIRLCELEPGKVKDVWLKLVKDLEIQRDTKNRGEVHLELLYIPYGSGNGIVNPFVTSSMTSLERVLKNDTTDEENASSRKRKDVIVRGVLSVTVISAEEIPIQDLMGKADPYVVLSMKKSGAKSKTRVVNDSLNPVWNQTFDFVVEDGLHDMLVLEVWDHDTFGKDYIGRCILTLTRVIMEEEYKDWYPLDESKTGKLQLHLKWMAQSIYRDS, from the exons ATGCAATGGGATGGAAACCCAAATATAGTACTTGGCGTCAAGACCTTAGTTGGTGTATCCCTCCCCATTCAG GTGAAAAACATCGGATTCACTGGTGTTTTCAGGCTAATTTTTAGGCCACTAGTTGAGGACTTTCCCTGCTTTGGAGCTGTCAGCGTTTCTCTTAGAGAAAAG AAAAAATTGGACTTCACCCTTAAGGTTGTTGGAGGTGATATTTCAGCAATTCCTGGACTTTCTGAAGCTATTGAG GAAACAATTCGGGATGCCGTGGAAGATTCTATCACATGGCCTGTTCGGAAGGTCATCCCAATTATACCTGGTGATTATAG CGATCTGGAGCTAAAGCCTGTTGGAATGTTAGAGGTGAAGCTTGTGCAAGCAAAGAACTTGACCAACAAAGATCTAGTTGGAAAATCAGACCCCTTTGCTAAAATGTTTATACGCCCTTTGCGTGAAAAGACTAAAAGAAGCAAGACAATT AACAATGACCTGAATCCCATCTGGAATGAGcattttgaatttgttgtgGAAGACGCGTCAACTCAACATTTAGTGGTCAGAATATATGATGACGAGGGTGTACAAGCATCTGAGCTTATTGGTTGTGCCCAAATCCGGCTTTGTGAACTTGAACCTGGTAAAGTGAAAGACGTCTGGTTGAAGCTGGTCAAAGATTTGGAGATCCAGAGAGATACTAAGAACCGTGGAGAG GTTCACCTTGAGCTCCTTTACATCCCTTATGGTTCGGGAAACGGCATTGTAAATCCCTTTGTCACTTCATCGATGACGTCCTTAGAGAGGGTGCTCAAGAATGATACAACAGATGAAGAAAATGCATCAAGCcgtaaaagaaaagatgtcATTGTAAGAGGAGTTCTCTCTGTGACAGTGATATCTGCAGAAGAGATACCAATACAAGATCTGATGGGGAAAGCTGATCCATATGTTGTTCTCTCGATGAAGAAATCAGGTGCCAAGAGCAAAACTCGG GTCGTCAATGACAGCTTGAACCCGGTATGGAACcagacttttgattttgtagttgAAGACGGGTTACATGATATGCTAGTCCTTGAAGTCTGGGACCACGACACCTTTGGAAAG GACTACATTGGGAGATGTATCCTCACGTTGACAAGGGTTATAATGGAAGAGGAGTACAAAGACTGGTACCCATTAGACGAATCCAAAACGGGCAAGCTTCAGCTGCATCTGAAGTGGATGGCTCAATCAATTTATCGTGATTCCTAA
- the NTMC2T2.1 gene encoding Calcium-dependent lipid-binding (CaLB domain) family protein (NTMC2T2.1; FUNCTIONS IN: molecular_function unknown; INVOLVED IN: biological_process unknown; LOCATED IN: endomembrane system, plasma membrane; EXPRESSED IN: 25 plant structures; EXPRESSED DURING: 13 growth stages; CONTAINS InterPro DOMAIN/s: C2 membrane targeting protein (InterPro:IPR018029), C2 calcium/lipid-binding domain, CaLB (InterPro:IPR008973), C2 region (InterPro:IPR020477), C2 calcium-dependent membrane targeting (InterPro:IPR000008); BEST Arabidopsis thaliana protein match is: Calcium-dependent lipid-binding (CaLB domain) family protein (TAIR:AT5G11100.1); Has 30201 Blast hits to 17322 proteins in 780 species: Archae - 12; Bacteria - 1396; Metazoa - 17338; Fungi - 3422; Plants - 5037; Viruses - 0; Other Eukaryotes - 2996 (source: NCBI BLink).), whose translation MGFIVGVVIGLLVGIAIIIGFVKLENSRSKLRSELANTVAAFARMTVEDSRKLLPPEFYPSWVVFSERQKLTWLNHHLTKIWPYVDEAASELIKASVEPVLEQYRPAIVASLTFSKLTLGTVAPQFTGVSVIDGDKNGITLELDMQWDGNPNIVLGVKTLVGVSLPIQVKNIGFTGVFRLIFRPLVEDFPCFGAVSVSLREKKKLDFTLKVVGGDISAIPGLSEAIEETIRDAVEDSITWPVRKVIPIIPGDYSDLELKPVGMLEVKLVQAKNLTNKDLVGKSDPFAKMFIRPLREKTKRSKTINNDLNPIWNEHFEFVVEDASTQHLVVRIYDDEGVQASELIGCAQIRLCELEPGKVKDVWLKLVKDLEIQRDTKNRGEVHLELLYIPYGSGNGIVNPFVTSSMTSLERVLKNDTTDEENASSRKRKDVIVRGVLSVTVISAEEIPIQDLMGKADPYVVLSMKKSGAKSKTRVVNDSLNPVWNQTFDFVVEDGLHDMLVLEVWDHDTFGKDYIGRCILTLTRVIMEEEYKDWYPLDESKTGKLQLHLKWMAQSIYRDS comes from the exons ATGGGTTTCATAGTCGGCGTTGTAATCGGACTCCTCGTCGGAATCGCAATCATCATCGGCTTTGTCAAGTTGGAGAATTCTCGATCCAAGCTTCGCTCTGAACTT GCGAATACGGTGGCTGCTTTTGCGAGGATGACGGTGGAGGATTCCAGGAAGCTTTTGCCTCCTGAGTTTTATCCTTCCTGGGTTGTCTTCTCCGAGCGTCAGAAG TTGACTTGGCTCAACCATCACTTGACAAAGATCTGGCCTTATGTTGATGAG GCAGCCTCTGAGCTTATAAAGGCATCCGTGGAGCCTGTTCTTGAGCAATATAGACCTGCCATTGTGGCCTCCTTAACATTTTCTAAGCTTACTCTCGGTACAGTGGCACCTCAATTTACAG GTGTTTCCGTTATCGACGGTGATAAAAATGGGATTACCTTGGAACTTGATATGCAATGGGATGGAAACCCAAATATAGTACTTGGCGTCAAGACCTTAGTTGGTGTATCCCTCCCCATTCAG GTGAAAAACATCGGATTCACTGGTGTTTTCAGGCTAATTTTTAGGCCACTAGTTGAGGACTTTCCCTGCTTTGGAGCTGTCAGCGTTTCTCTTAGAGAAAAG AAAAAATTGGACTTCACCCTTAAGGTTGTTGGAGGTGATATTTCAGCAATTCCTGGACTTTCTGAAGCTATTGAG GAAACAATTCGGGATGCCGTGGAAGATTCTATCACATGGCCTGTTCGGAAGGTCATCCCAATTATACCTGGTGATTATAG CGATCTGGAGCTAAAGCCTGTTGGAATGTTAGAGGTGAAGCTTGTGCAAGCAAAGAACTTGACCAACAAAGATCTAGTTGGAAAATCAGACCCCTTTGCTAAAATGTTTATACGCCCTTTGCGTGAAAAGACTAAAAGAAGCAAGACAATT AACAATGACCTGAATCCCATCTGGAATGAGcattttgaatttgttgtgGAAGACGCGTCAACTCAACATTTAGTGGTCAGAATATATGATGACGAGGGTGTACAAGCATCTGAGCTTATTGGTTGTGCCCAAATCCGGCTTTGTGAACTTGAACCTGGTAAAGTGAAAGACGTCTGGTTGAAGCTGGTCAAAGATTTGGAGATCCAGAGAGATACTAAGAACCGTGGAGAG GTTCACCTTGAGCTCCTTTACATCCCTTATGGTTCGGGAAACGGCATTGTAAATCCCTTTGTCACTTCATCGATGACGTCCTTAGAGAGGGTGCTCAAGAATGATACAACAGATGAAGAAAATGCATCAAGCcgtaaaagaaaagatgtcATTGTAAGAGGAGTTCTCTCTGTGACAGTGATATCTGCAGAAGAGATACCAATACAAGATCTGATGGGGAAAGCTGATCCATATGTTGTTCTCTCGATGAAGAAATCAGGTGCCAAGAGCAAAACTCGG GTCGTCAATGACAGCTTGAACCCGGTATGGAACcagacttttgattttgtagttgAAGACGGGTTACATGATATGCTAGTCCTTGAAGTCTGGGACCACGACACCTTTGGAAAG GACTACATTGGGAGATGTATCCTCACGTTGACAAGGGTTATAATGGAAGAGGAGTACAAAGACTGGTACCCATTAGACGAATCCAAAACGGGCAAGCTTCAGCTGCATCTGAAGTGGATGGCTCAATCAATTTATCGTGATTCCTAA